The sequence below is a genomic window from Ostrinia nubilalis chromosome Z, ilOstNubi1.1, whole genome shotgun sequence.
ggctattattccctgaatgttcaggtaaaatatattttgattttatacagtttacaacagagaaagatttgttttaataatgtctataatttttactttgtatgatctaaattttagcaacattcaacactatattattggatggattacctacaggatactgttttttttattttaggttgtctgtgatgctgacctcaaaataatggatatagtggctagatggcgaggcagtacacatgacagtcgaatttttatggagagcaatataaaacaacgatttgaggataggcagtttagaggacgccttattggcgattcgggctaccctcttctgccatatctatttacacctattttaaggcctagtcgtccagaagaagaagcatacaataatgctcacatctcaactaggaacactgttgaaaggtgttttggggtgtggaagcagcggttccaatgcctactccatggcttaccagtaagcctccaaaatggaaaagctgtgatcatagcattggctgtattacataatatagccattgatatgaatgacacattgttaggtaaatgttatcaatttgactgtacataaggaatacaaatctttatgacaaaatgttgacaaattcataatatttttcagaacaacatatggagcaggtccctgtaactccgcaactttcgacggagaacagtgttcacgacaaccgaccttcattgttgaggcgtaggtcgcagttgatactacaaaattttataaatcaacatttttgaatggtactaaaatacattttgataaattccaacgatttacttttatgtaatgtcatttgagttcatgaaaatgttgtattttaatttttcagatactgttcctggcatcttaatgaaaataaaaagaatatttgattgaaaaatacctgtatttcaattttcagtccaatttgttactatcacaaaaacaaaacctgtagttctctttaaaaaagcaattattctgcaaaaattcaaaacaaattactttatatcactaatttaagtacaattagtttcaacaaacttacttattaaaaatcacagttcaattctttaaaacaaagaaattgcttaagtataaacgtttctattcggaggttatcaaccttctacatttaaaacaaaataaccataatttacactattattataaaggcgaatgtttgtgactaggcatatgtgtat
It includes:
- the LOC135087172 gene encoding putative nuclease HARBI1: MNAINAIVHLANNADPARRRKLYRQRSNPFDLRDLNFKIKYRFNKDTVRTIIDLVEDDLVQSARGGGTCPELQVLVAIRCWGRREVQDDAGDLHGLSQPTVSRICARVAHAIANKANSFIKMPITIGEQERISAKFRAIKNFPGVIGAIDCTHIKIKKTGGDMAQYYINRKGYYSLNVQVVCDADLKIMDIVARWRGSTHDSRIFMESNIKQRFEDRQFRGRLIGDSGYPLLPYLFTPILRPSRPEEEAYNNAHISTRNTVERCFGVWKQRFQCLLHGLPVSLQNGKAVIIALAVLHNIAIDMNDTLLEQHMEQVPVTPQLSTENSVHDNRPSLLRRRSQLILQNFINQHF